In Centropristis striata isolate RG_2023a ecotype Rhode Island chromosome 1, C.striata_1.0, whole genome shotgun sequence, one DNA window encodes the following:
- the LOC131970164 gene encoding ras-related protein ORAB-1 encodes MNPEYDYLFKLLLIGDSGVGKSCLLLRFADDTYTESYISTIGVDFKIRTIELDGKTIKLQIWDTAGQERFRTITSSYYRGAHGIIVVYDVTDQESFNNVKQWLQEIDRYASENVNKLLVGNKCDLTTKKVVDYTTAKEFADNLGIPFLETSAKSATNVEQAFMTMAAEIKKRMGPGATAGSSEKSNVKIQSKPVNTSSGGCC; translated from the exons ATGAATCCTGAATA TGACTATTTATTCAAACTGCTCCTGATCGGTGATTCTGGTGTCGGAAAGTCTTGTCTCCTCCTCCGGTTTGCA GATGACAcgtacacagagagctacattAGTACCATCGGTGTGGACTTCAAGATCAGGACCATCGAGCTGGACGGAAAGACCATAAAGCTTCAGATT TGGGACACGGCCGGTCAGGAACGGTTCCGCACCATCACGTCCAGTTACTACAGAGGAGCTCACGGAATTATAGTAGTTTACGATGTGACGGATCAG GAGTCCTTCAATAACGTCAAACAGTGGCTACAGGAGATCGACCGCTACGCCAGCGAGAACGTCAACAAGCTGCTAGTAGGCAACAAGTGTGACCTCACAACGAAGAAGGTGGTGGACTACACCACGGCTAAG GAGTTTGCCGACAACTTGGGAATCCCCTTCCTGGAGACAAGCGCCAAGAGCGCCACCAATGTGGAGCAAGCCTTCATGACAATGGCGGCCGAGATCAAGAAGAGGATGGGCCCCGGGGCCACGGCTGGCTCCTCGGAGAAGTCCAACGTCAAGATCCAGAGCAAGCCAGTCAACACCTCGTCCGGAGGCTGCTGCTGA